caggtagcgatttataggatttacctcaatttcacctattgggccccgcccctcctgcccccggggggtcagagccaatatttatacaagttctattccccttcccccaaggatgtttctggccaaatttgttttcaatccatgcagaactctaggacaagtagcgatttataggatttacctctatttcccctattgggccccgcccctcctgtccctggggggtcagagcaaaaatttatacaagttctgttcccctccccccaaggatgtttctggccaaatttggttaaaatccatgcagaactctatgactagtagcgatttaaaggaaatgttgacggacagacggacgacggacggacggacggacggacgacgacggacgacggacgccgcgccatgacataagctcaccggccctttgggccaggtgagctaaaaatgggtCTCAAATATCCAGCGAAATCTAGCCACCGATGGACAGTACCTTGCATCACCAAATGAGGGCTTTACCAATGAGCAGTACAGTACCTTGCATCTACAAACGAAGGCTTGACCAATggtcagtaccttgcaactATAACCAATAGAGGCTTGGAAGTACAACCATCAAAAAAGGTACATTAACTGAAAGTTTTTGTACCAATAAAACTTTTTCAATACATTTAAGTTGAATTAAACTTATTTATACTAGTGTTTCTGTCAGTGATCTTAAAAATTCAGAGAATTTAAGTAGCATCATGTTATATGTTGTTTCAGCACCCAACATAAATTGCTTTAAAAAATAGACTGGATAATAAATGGAAAAATCAGGAAATACAATGTAACTATAAGGTTACCATAACAGGAATATGAACTTAACCACTTAAATCATAATGTTAATCCATGAGTCCAGTGAAGAGGAAATATAGTTCCACTACTAGAAATTGTCTATATTCCATCTTTAAACAAGGGAAGTAACCCTTTAACTTTAACAGAATCGAGAAGCTGCATTTCAAtcctgaaaaatattaaaaaaatggaCGATGGATAATACATAGATAACTCATATAATTACAGgtataaactttaaaataaatgtCCTTATAAGAAACCTGACAATGGGAAAAACAATCCAAAATGTATTtgagtaataataataaataataaaaaaagttgtATAAATATGATCAAACAACAATTGAACCGAGGATGTAGATGATAAATCCTTGATTGAACTCAGGAATGATACGAACTATActttctcacaaaagtttggcTTTAAATTCTTAACATGTTGCAGcaacaaaatattataacaaGTTAACATACACTAATTTAAAACTACAGAGATGGCAGGACAAATGTAACACAAACACTTAACATTAACATTGAAATCacaatttaacatgtaaaacATCAATAACCTTTTAAACAATAGTAAAATCTTGATGACGACTAGATGTAAATGGGTGAAatacaaaaatagcatatatatagttttcatatGTGGGTGTAATCCATGTATATTTATGAATCAGATCAAACTACAATAGGTTACTTGCCAGAAGttcaaatgaaaacattagCAAGCCATAATAAAACAATCCGTGCATGATTATACTGTAAATAACTGAGTGAACATGTGATAAGCCTCGACCTATAGTTCATCTGTGATACTTAAACAATACAAATTCTGCAAGGAGAAATTTGAGCAAGTTTATCAGACAACAATAACATAATAACTAGCAGTACAAAAAGACGAAAATGCACAACAAATTAAAGCCGATTTAAAACAGTACCGATATATGAGGCTAATGTAATCTAAAAAAAGCATTAGAATCCAacaattttatttcttcttcattATGATGAACTCGGTTGTTTCATTCATAAGTTGGattaaatcatctttttataCTTAATTCTTACACAGCAGTATTTGTAAGCGATGCACAGCATACATCCAAGATGTCCTTAATAAACATCATCCTGATCTATCAGGGTTATTCCCCTTCATTTCACAAACtaaaatgaagggaagtaactctgatacaCCAGAATGCATAAAAAGAGACATACTTTATCAATAGAGATATAAAGTTTATAAATCAATACTGATGAAATATCCATTATATGATAAAGTATTTGTGGAAGACTATGGTAATCCGAACCACAGGGACTTGGCTCAAACTTCTGTTCTATCATTCTGACCTactagagttacttcccttcatttcactcaGTCAGTACCAACGAAGCTtaagggaagcaactctggTAGAAGAGAATGCCATTCACctacaagtacatgtactaaATATAAAAGAACCATGAGCAAAATTAGTCCCATGTACTTAAATTTTTTAATAGATGAAGTTATTATTAACTTAGAAACCTGGTAAAAAATAACCAACATTTCTgttgtatatacaatgtacaatgtatcaaatgaaaatttaataaaaaccAAAAATTAACAACAGGATTCATTTGGAAATgaactgatatattttttcagCAGTCTATCTTTGATTAATTTGGACAATATTctctcattttatttttgtatatctatagtccatgtacaaaaaaaaacatgcgtatcaggattggactgggtcgttCATCGATGACCAGTTAACTCACTCAGAAGAGCATTTGACTAGTGTTCAGAAATCTCGAGTTCAAATCCCAGTCCGACCGTTACGTTTTCTCCTCCCCTGTTACACATATGTTCAACATTCCAAAATCGTACCAGCAGAAACAGTACTGGGTATCagtatatttgtacatgtataaattagaaattttgtttgaaaaaatttGTATCAACATCTAGTCTGAAAAGCCCCTTATTAACTCAAACTCTACCTATGTCCACCACCCCCACTCATCGACACAAATCTGGGATAACTATAACAAACAAAAGTCTTTTATCAGATTAACTGCATGAAAAGAACTCCTTATATTTGTTTACTAGTTTAAATTCAGGTTACACAATAAAAATGTGCTGTTTCAGCACCATTTACAGTCAGCTCAAACAGGGCTTACAAAATAGAAATCTGATGATATGTATGAACTCTAAATCACAATcaatatgaatattttgattAACTGCCATTGAATAAGTGTACAAAACAATCAACTGgattatacatatacactgaATAAAtgagacaaaaaaaaaagaaataaatgcTCATATAATTGATAATAACAAGTCATTTCATTATTCAAGGAAGATCCAAACCATCTTATTATGCCTtcttaaaatttattattacaGCTGTATTTTCTGTTAGGTAATGCAAAAttattcaatttcaaacaaagagttaaaactgtatattttgtaatcaaaattaagtttgtttataggaatataaatgatattctttatATTCAATAgctaaatataaattaatcaaatacactttttgAACCTGACCAATCTTTTAAATTTGacatgtactatgtacatatgtgtattttactTTCAAACACAACTAATATAGGACTTTCATTGTATAAATTACAatagatttacctctatatagTTTTACATATTGTCCACTTTAAACTTAAGCTAGTGTAATTAAAAgtatagatggtaaaaaatatatatgatatccaTCCTTTAAAATCATGATGTTCAGAACATCcagttaaaataaatttatcacAATTACTAACCTAATATTTTGAAGAAGCCtataataaaaattattcaaatatttatttttgacaaattAATGTCTGTATACTTGATTATATAAACATTCCAAGATATATCACCAACAAATATTCTGTTTACTTATGTTCAATTGACCGCTCGCCTGGCAGAATTTAGCCACACCTCAAGCTCACAAATGCATATTTGTACCAATTCAATGTTGTAGGGAAATGTCATAGAATACAAAGCATGTGCATTTTAAATGACAGCTGCATAGCGATCCGTCAATGAACATAATAACTGTGCTTTTCCTTTTTCAATTATATATTAGTTAAGTGCATATTACACATCATGTTAGTAAATGATATAAacacttttctttttgttatttaaattaCTTGAATAAAATTTTGTAGTATAGCAGCTTACATCATTTCAATCACTGTAATACATGGTTAGATACTAGCTATATGCAGATCATTTGCTCTGCAATGTTATCACAACAGACATGCAAATTCATGtcaaatttaataaattatgaAGCAATACAGCACAATAATGGGCAAATCTGATAATTCAAATGCCCCCCACAAATATCAGGAACTTGCTTTCCTCTTGCCTGCAGAATTCTTTAACATCCTGGAAAAGTCATCAAATGAGATATAGCTGATATCATCTTGAACAGTCACTGCCCAATGTCCGAACTCAATGGCTGTGTCGATGTTATCCCTGTCATCATCAAACAGAATGATTTCCTCCGGCTTGATGATCACATGTTTCTGATTATACAGGTCTGTGCACACGGCTGCCAAGTGAGCTTCTTTGCCGAGAATCTTATGCTTGTTTTTCTCACGAAATTCTGGTGTATTGGCTTGAACATAGATCTTTTCTACATCCctgaaaaattttaaaaaatccacatgcatgtatacatatttcaaattgtCAATGGTATATATGAATTGCAAATTTAAATAGTgtacatcatatttttttatatacttgtacaaatgtatatgagaggatggtatttacactgtacatatagaGATAAAATGTTGAACTACATTATTTCAGAGTAAATCCAAATATAaccagaaacatacatacataataataatatatgtttctgatctAACATTAATGACCTACAATGTAGCTTAGTAGTATAGTAGTATAGTAGTTTAGTAGTTTTCCAGTACAGGAACGCATTATGTTCCTCTACACTGGactcaaattatatataattaatgataataaaagtTAATTACATTTTCCGGTTATGGCATGGTTGCCCTATAGTTATAAATAACATCATGTTTACTTAAGAATTACTTAAGAATTTATCAAGTCtgtttttaaaagtgtttaTCATTATGTTTGGAGCTGATACAATTTCCTCTGTTAGACTATTCCGCCAattagtgtttcccacaggaaaaaaaagggcatggtgctgggttttgaaaagggcaccttgaccgcgataaataaccatcagaggggcacaaaggttatatcgacaacttccaatacaaggggaaatctttaaaactgtcttgttgtttatttaattctggttcaacttaatatcatttaaatgctttaaactctctgtgttgctaagtaatatcaggacatctatttaattattctgagtgaaaaaaatgattttgaaaattgtaatctgcagatcatatgatcatgactataattgattcacaataaagatctaaatttcatttatattaattaaaagaatgggaaaattcaaaatgtattcctttatttcaatccaattacctttattttaatatatatctttatttaaatattaaaaatactgtattgatttgaataagataacatgtttcataataatggacaattaattaaaataatgttctaaatttacaagcactaaattaagaaaatacagataagtgttagagtagtatgcaaaatatttcaatttaatctgatagagaaaaaagttgatttctttttaatttgatttattttaattactttgctattaataattttttattattattaagatatcttttctaaaaataaattcacatcgaaattctaaaaaaaaataataccgttttcatttttaaaaacgtgaatattagtaaaatcctgaaattcaatacctccggatctactattacaatacacccaaaatggcggccattacgattgcaaatcttgtgacatccatccgatatagataggcctatttaacattaaaaacgtgagtaaatcatttacagttgtaagcagtatttgtttttgaagtaatgctcactagctgtagtcataaaacttattgaaaggccagctgattgttttctaggctgccgatcggctgcttgacttcagcttacgtaatacacagacctgaaagtgacaccacaagccaaggtggaaatagcccaaggctgctaattagggccactggggtgttggtcagggggtcagggagtggtcacacttcttttgtttacttaattatcaagccactacctggtattttggtagtttagtagaagtgtactggggacaaacagggcaCGGCGTTATGTCataggggcatggcgtcaggtaaaaagggcacggcgcggcgccatgctaatcagggctgtgggaaacactacaTGCTATCATATAGAATTATCTTAATGCATTGGTTACTTGAGTGTAGAAGATATTTTTgactaaaatgttttttaaaatagAAGGCGAATTTTAAAAAACTGGAAATCATCAAAACGTTTCCgtcaaattatcattatttttcagCACATGATAAAACAGAATAACATCATTTTAGAAATGCACACATTGATAATTTTGCCGTTcgatttgttttatcaaaatgaacTCTTTCAtcatgaattttgataattagttCTTAGTGATAATTGTTATTTATCATCCCATCAACATGAATGATTTCTTAAGAAGCTTTTTTCGTCAGAAGGAAGAACACCACTTGGAGATGATAGCGCTACTCAAGAATAAACTTCTCAGACAGATCTTTTGGTAGAAATATTTGCTAAAGCTAACAGAATGCTATACAGATGAATACTtacaataacaataataacaataataacaaacaCCTCGAAGAAAACAACACTGGAAAGATAGATAAACTCGTGTTAGCTAAAGTTCTCGTGATATAAACGCTAACCGTTAACCTTACTGATAATATTTTAAGACGctttcaaatgtatatatgaaggataggggtAGTCTACCCGAGGGTTGCCGatggttttacaacattttgtgatgcAAAGGGTAGactatccctatccttcatatacaCACATGAAAGAGtctttttctttcatatctcgacgttttattgtaattttacttcaattaaTTTccgatattttgaaataaattcgaagaaaacCGCGACTGCAAAGCAATTCTCCGTATATGAAAATTTCGTGATGTTTTCGACAgaaatcccgttgtttgtatcttttaaaggcTGCCTTTCTGGAGCAAAATTAAAAGgtttattaaaacattaataattaacaacaccaaacataagCAATATTCCCTGCGTAATGTATGATagcagtggagattcatttcgctgttttgccgtcttgcgcagtgatagtcaactaccgcgcggtattcaGGACTACGGCGGGAAACacaagacgacccgcgttatgaaaattaacattttatttttggaataatttttccagatgatgatgatgagtatAGGactaacggtaagttaataacttttgcgactttacaaaattatcgatctcgttctACATtccaatttaaaaaattaaaagccgtttcggagaGGTAGTGGGCCCTTAAAGTAAACCCAGCCTTGTTTCTAAAAaaatgggtagccatgcaataccgTTTCGCGCAACATGAGTGCATCGCCCGAGACCAGCtagtattacacctgtacatacgAGAGAAAATGTTTTCCATTTCCCAATTTGTTCATTTGTCTTTCTATTTAGAAATGTACTTGTGTGTTTGCATATTACGCACGGTTGGGTATATTGGAATTTTGTATCCCTTAACCatattaaaaaagatatatagGTTAATTATGAAAAATCAAAAGCACAACTCGCTTAGAGATGTGGACTGATGAAGAAAGCGGAAAAAAGTTTTGTGGTCGAAGTtctcattttgtatttatttattttcttatttaaggTAAAACTGTCGATATATCTTGGCATGAACATGGTGGACGTCTCAAACAACTATTTCCGTCCAAAGGTAGGACGCTTGGATCTGATAATGTTACAGAGGAAATCCTGAAATTCCTCGAGCAAATCTTCGGGGAGAAGTGCATGTTAAATGTGAAAGGAGATACAGATGTGTATCAAACTTTAGTGAGGGATATTAAACACAAAATAGATGTGTGTTCCACTGACATACGAGGCGAAAATGATTGTATAATGTCTACGATACCGTATGAAATCATCTCTCAAGGCAACATTGACGTGAGCCGTTCCCATGATAGCGTAAAAGTTCTTCAAGGTCAAGGCAAACTAAGAATACGAAAGGAACAGTGGTGCCTGCTGTTTGAAAATACTATCACCGCTATCGGAGCAAACATTGAGAAGGTCATAGAAGAcaacaaattacaaaatgttgAGTTCTTACTTATGGTAGGCgagttttcaaaatgtaaactACTTACAACCGTTATCAGGAAGAAATTTCCCCAAAAGAAAATTATCGTTCCAAAGAATCCAGGCCTCGCTGTAGTAAGTGGAGCAGCCTACTTCGGTTTACAGTGGGACTCAGAGCTCGCACAAGACAAAGCAAAATATACATACGGCATTCAAGACTGGCCAAAGTTTGAAAAAGCCAAACACCCGTTGGACAAGTTAGTAGTCATAGACGGGGTCGCACGATGTAAAGATGTATTTCTCAAATATATCGAACAAGGGCAGGAAATTCCCGAAAACCGAACACTATCATTTATTTGGACACCTTTTACCACAGATAGTTCTGACACCATAGACTGCACCGTGTATGTCTCGTCTGAAAGTGAacccatgtttactgacgatgCTGGTTGTACCGTACTCGGGGTCCTAAACACGCCTTTCACTGTGAATGGGAGGAAGGAACGGGTAAGGATTGAGCAAACTATCATCTTCTGCCCAACATGCATCACTTTACAGGCTAAGAACCTGTCAACTGGAGAAACCTGCGAAACACAGATTGAATATATGTAAGTTCCCTCTCtaattgttctttttgtttTACTATGTTTCTTAAATTAATTCGTGTGCATTTCTCTCCGTTCTTAATTTCGCTACCTGTGTCAAATGCACACAATACGAAACATAAAACAGGAAACAGGTTTATAATCGCATTTCAAATCCATGTGAACTAC
The Argopecten irradians isolate NY chromosome 9, Ai_NY, whole genome shotgun sequence DNA segment above includes these coding regions:
- the LOC138331855 gene encoding uncharacterized protein, which gives rise to MSDAQERARNKISTFVSLLEKKGIRLLAVDFDETLISIHSGGFWKDSAEKLSKHVRPCMRDLMEEALLRNVNVCIVTYFTQPWIIREMLKLVFKRDVEKIYVQANTPEFREKNKHKILGKEAHLAAVCTDLYNQKHVIIKPEEIILFDDDRDNIDTAIEFGHWAVTVQDDISYISFDDFSRMLKNSAGKRKASS